A genomic segment from Gammaproteobacteria bacterium encodes:
- a CDS encoding fibronectin type III domain-containing protein, which produces MTRNRLGPPARSLMVAAAVVCWIPCVPAAAAGALPVQDPTVPSVPTNLTATALNSTTIYLTWVEPTSDGGSDITGYRIEMLFGGFPSWIPVVSNTGSTTTNYTHINPPQSTTLFYRVAAINAEGTGAYSNLATVMGTGIAGAPSVPLNLTADAAGPTIIDLDWDAPSSHGASVIIDYQVEVSATGSVPWTPLPTTSLTSSRHTGLSAGVTRHYRVRARNANGLGPWTSPVSATTSTGTPPGPPRALTVTAVGSSAIELSWSAPLSRGSSAIIGYRIEWSSTRTGVWGDLVANTGNTRTTYEDTGLAPNTTRYYRVSAINSFGAGTPSNIEGDVTPLRVPGAPGGLTAEARGMSAIELDWTRPSSSGASAVTGYRIEWSSTRTGTWRSLVANTGSTTTRHTDSGLSPGTTRYYRVAAISAAGTSAWSNVAHATTDDLTVPGAPRSLRATPSGVGGSTQILLSWTAPASNGGSPITGYRIERAITRGGPWIIHLASTASATTTYLHTGLAPNTTRFYRVRALNAQGHGDPSNVAEGTTNAARPDQPRNLRARATGPTSITLAWEAPSNDGGERITGYTIQARGPSDGTWITIVRNTGSTATTFEHTGLRPATAYRYRVAAINRVGAGQWSFETSTSTYAQAPGAPVGLTAREVGTSRIDLSWSAPRNTGGAPILGYRIEASDDGGSTWRIVRRNTNSRGTTFSDVNLQPATTRHYRVAAINTAGTGPFSNTARATTEATVPGSPRSLDAEADGTSRIELSWRAPTSDGGSRITGYRIEVSEDGGTRWADLVANSHNTRTTHVHTGLEPATRRHYRVSAINRIGVGRASRVASAITDATVPDPPTGLTATAVSPTQIDLFWAAPAYDGGAAVTGYRIEVSENATAWTVLMVNTGSRATAFSHTGLLPGSSRHYRVSAINRVGAGAPSDTASAATDDPVGRAGRLNTRVLPHVAAAMTSSTVSAIARRVDAVASGMGMERRVETNGLSSMAASLSSPDAGGFGLAQGDQAGLAALFGGTSFTMPLGASDAPQQQSATGTQLASWGSGEYHHLGEPGQSTLDWKGNMVSAHAGLDVRVGPDILAGVAGSYSSGSFDFTDKTGATPVTGTYGTTMASVHPYMAWFSGGGVASVWGSAGLGRGDIDVDDERGGFRTTPASLLTGAGGASYQLLTRGAAGVRLKAEGWYGEVTVDGTQQIEEATLEMQRAKLALELTQGFSSGAGNEMAFVLEGGMRYDDGDGINGASAEVGGGLRYTNPGLGLTAEGRGRFVISARAGYEEWGMGGTLMFDPATRGQGLQVRVAPSYGNHMSGVNQLWERGVHDAVGGHDLGMGPNVDGEVAYGIAGFHGTPYSGFYVGQGGTRAFSSGVRYELGSGVGLRLEGTRRESGLGAPQHTVGVRGRLRFR; this is translated from the coding sequence ATCCCGGTCGTGTCCAACACCGGCAGCACGACCACAAACTACACGCACATAAATCCCCCTCAAAGCACCACCCTGTTCTATCGCGTCGCCGCGATCAATGCTGAGGGGACGGGAGCCTACTCGAACTTGGCGACGGTCATGGGAACGGGGATCGCGGGGGCACCTTCGGTGCCACTCAATCTCACGGCGGATGCCGCCGGACCTACCATCATCGACCTCGACTGGGATGCGCCGAGCTCGCATGGCGCGAGCGTGATCATCGACTACCAGGTCGAAGTGTCGGCGACTGGCAGCGTCCCGTGGACGCCGCTGCCGACCACGAGCTTGACCTCGTCCCGGCACACGGGTCTCTCCGCGGGCGTTACGCGCCACTACCGGGTCAGGGCGCGGAACGCCAACGGCCTCGGGCCCTGGACGTCCCCTGTGAGCGCCACCACGTCAACGGGAACGCCGCCCGGGCCGCCTCGTGCTCTGACGGTGACCGCCGTCGGTTCCTCGGCGATCGAGCTGAGTTGGAGTGCCCCGCTGAGTCGTGGCAGCAGCGCGATCATCGGGTATCGGATCGAGTGGTCGAGCACGCGAACCGGCGTATGGGGCGATCTCGTGGCCAACACGGGCAACACACGCACCACCTACGAGGACACGGGCCTCGCGCCGAATACGACTCGCTACTACCGGGTCTCGGCGATCAACTCCTTCGGCGCAGGAACCCCCTCGAACATCGAGGGCGACGTCACCCCGCTGCGCGTGCCGGGCGCGCCTGGGGGATTGACGGCCGAGGCCCGGGGGATGTCGGCCATCGAGTTGGACTGGACGCGACCATCGTCCAGCGGAGCGTCCGCGGTGACCGGCTACCGGATCGAGTGGTCGAGCACGCGAACGGGCACATGGCGGAGTCTTGTTGCCAACACGGGTTCGACGACGACAAGGCACACCGATTCCGGCCTGTCCCCCGGGACGACGCGCTACTACCGCGTCGCGGCGATCAGCGCGGCGGGCACGAGCGCCTGGTCGAACGTCGCCCACGCGACCACCGACGACCTCACCGTTCCGGGCGCACCCAGGAGCCTGAGGGCGACTCCGAGCGGTGTAGGGGGAAGCACCCAGATCCTCCTCTCCTGGACGGCTCCGGCCTCGAACGGAGGGAGTCCGATCACAGGCTACCGCATCGAGAGGGCTATCACCCGCGGCGGCCCCTGGATCATCCACTTGGCCAGCACTGCCAGCGCCACCACCACCTACTTGCACACCGGTCTCGCCCCCAACACGACCCGGTTCTATCGCGTGCGCGCGCTCAACGCCCAGGGGCACGGGGATCCCTCGAACGTGGCCGAGGGCACCACCAACGCCGCACGGCCGGACCAGCCCCGCAACCTGCGCGCGCGAGCAACGGGACCCACCAGCATCACCCTCGCCTGGGAGGCGCCGTCCAACGACGGCGGGGAGCGGATCACCGGCTACACCATTCAGGCGCGCGGCCCCAGCGACGGCACCTGGATCACGATCGTTCGCAACACGGGTTCGACGGCGACCACCTTCGAGCACACGGGCCTCCGGCCGGCCACCGCCTACCGGTACCGGGTGGCGGCGATCAACCGCGTGGGGGCCGGCCAGTGGTCGTTCGAGACGAGCACGAGCACGTACGCTCAAGCTCCCGGGGCACCGGTCGGGCTGACGGCCCGGGAGGTGGGCACCTCGCGGATCGACCTGTCGTGGAGTGCGCCTCGCAACACCGGTGGAGCTCCCATCCTCGGTTACCGGATCGAGGCCTCCGACGACGGGGGCAGCACCTGGCGGATTGTCCGCCGCAACACCAACTCGAGAGGGACGACGTTCTCCGACGTAAACCTCCAGCCCGCGACTACGCGGCACTACCGCGTCGCAGCGATCAACACTGCGGGGACCGGGCCGTTCTCGAACACCGCGCGCGCTACCACGGAAGCGACCGTGCCGGGCTCGCCCCGGAGTCTCGACGCGGAGGCCGACGGCACCTCGCGGATCGAGCTCTCTTGGCGAGCGCCCACGAGCGACGGGGGCTCGCGCATCACCGGCTACCGGATCGAGGTGTCCGAAGACGGGGGCACCCGCTGGGCGGACCTGGTGGCCAACTCGCACAACACGCGCACGACCCACGTGCACACGGGACTGGAGCCGGCCACCAGGCGCCACTACCGTGTCTCGGCGATCAACCGGATCGGCGTGGGCCGGGCGTCGCGGGTGGCGAGCGCCATTACCGACGCGACCGTGCCCGACCCGCCCACCGGGCTGACGGCCACCGCGGTCTCGCCCACCCAGATCGACCTGTTCTGGGCCGCGCCTGCCTACGACGGGGGCGCCGCCGTCACCGGCTACCGCATCGAGGTCTCGGAGAATGCAACGGCGTGGACGGTTCTGATGGTCAATACCGGGTCCAGAGCCACCGCGTTCTCGCACACCGGCCTCCTGCCGGGGAGTTCGCGCCACTACCGTGTCTCGGCGATCAACCGGGTGGGCGCCGGCGCGCCGTCGGATACCGCTTCGGCGGCCACGGACGACCCCGTCGGTCGGGCGGGTCGCCTGAACACGCGCGTGCTGCCGCACGTGGCGGCCGCGATGACATCCAGCACAGTGTCGGCGATCGCCCGCCGCGTCGATGCGGTGGCCAGCGGGATGGGCATGGAGCGGCGCGTCGAGACGAACGGGCTCTCGTCGATGGCCGCGAGCCTGTCCTCGCCGGACGCTGGAGGCTTCGGTCTCGCCCAAGGGGACCAGGCCGGCTTGGCTGCCCTCTTCGGCGGCACCTCGTTCACGATGCCCCTGGGCGCCTCCGACGCGCCGCAGCAGCAGTCCGCCACGGGCACCCAGTTGGCGAGCTGGGGCTCAGGCGAATACCACCACCTCGGCGAACCGGGCCAGAGCACCCTCGACTGGAAGGGCAACATGGTGAGCGCCCACGCCGGCCTGGACGTGCGCGTGGGACCCGACATCCTGGCGGGTGTCGCGGGCTCGTACTCGTCGGGCAGCTTCGACTTCACCGACAAGACCGGCGCCACGCCGGTAACGGGCACCTACGGCACCACCATGGCCAGCGTGCATCCCTACATGGCCTGGTTCTCCGGCGGGGGCGTCGCCTCCGTGTGGGGCTCGGCCGGACTCGGCCGCGGCGACATCGACGTCGACGACGAGCGCGGAGGGTTCCGCACCACGCCCGCGAGCCTGTTGACGGGGGCTGGGGGCGCCAGCTACCAACTGCTCACGCGAGGCGCGGCCGGCGTGCGCCTCAAGGCCGAAGGCTGGTACGGCGAGGTCACGGTCGACGGCACCCAGCAGATCGAGGAAGCAACGCTCGAGATGCAGCGCGCCAAACTTGCCCTGGAGCTGACGCAGGGCTTCAGCAGCGGCGCCGGGAACGAGATGGCGTTCGTGCTCGAGGGCGGGATGCGCTACGACGACGGCGACGGCATAAACGGCGCCAGCGCGGAAGTCGGCGGCGGGCTGCGCTACACGAACCCGGGATTGGGGCTGACCGCGGAGGGCCGCGGCCGGTTCGTGATCTCGGCGCGCGCCGGCTACGAGGAATGGGGCATGGGCGGCACGCTCATGTTCGACCCGGCGACCCGCGGCCAGGGGCTGCAGGTCCGGGTGGCGCCCTCGTACGGCAACCACATGAGCGGGGTGAACCAGTTGTGGGAGCGCGGGGTGCACGACGCAGTGGGTGGCCACGACCTAGGCATGGGTCCCAACGTGGACGGTGAGGTGGCGTACGGCATCGCCGGCTTCCACGGCACACCCTACAGCGGCTTCTACGTGGGCCAGGGTGGCACGCGGGCCTTCTCGAGCGGCGTGCGCTACGAGCTCGGGTCAGGCGTCGGACTGCGCCTCGAAGGCACGCGGCGCGAGAGCGGGCTCGGCGCCCCGCAACACACCGTCGGCGTCCGGGGGAGGTTGCGGTTCCGATGA
- a CDS encoding response regulator — MNDINELKRQNRALRDRFVRLSSAVLRINSSLELANVLQEVVDSARALTAARLGVITTVDKQGQLRDFLTSGFALDKQRTMTAWPDGLRLFEHLRDHLEPFRLSDFPGHLRSRGFRPTPWIPRTIQGAPLHHRGEHLGHFFLGEKGNGEAFTAEDEEILTLFASQAATAIANARTHRDVERARADLEALIETTPVGVAVFDAGTGRPVSFNREAQRIVEEIRTPGCPPEQLLEVLTCRHADGREYSLAEIPLARQLEGATATRAEEIELSVPDGRSVRTLVNATPIHSESGEVVSVVVTLQDLAPLDELERQRADFLSMVSHELRAPLTSIKGSAATVLEASPVPSRAEMLQFFRLINGQANHMRGLIANLLDAGSIEAGTLTVAPEPSNVASLVDQARTTFLSGGGRHPVLIDLPPDLPRAMADPERIVQVLVNLFANAGRHAPESTPIQVAAERDGTHLAISVSDQGRGIAPERLPHLFQKRVGLAGGTGLGLAICKGLVEAHGGRIQAESDGPGRGARFTFTLPVAGEATADAPGSYGRLISEGRERSRVLVVDDDPLMLRFVRDALATAGYAAVMTGDPQELSHLIRIEQPELVVLDLMLPGTDGIELMERTPELADLPVIFISGYRRDETIAKALERGAADYIVKPFSPTELVARVRAALRRQAQPRPFVLDELDIDCDQRRVTMAGREIKLTATEYELLRVLSRNAGRVVTYNRLLRQVWGRRGGGNAGPVRTFAKKLRQKLGDDAANPAYILTERGVGYRMPMPDTEEGP, encoded by the coding sequence GTGAACGACATCAACGAACTCAAACGCCAGAACAGGGCATTGCGGGACCGGTTCGTTCGGCTGAGCAGCGCCGTCCTGCGCATCAACTCGAGCCTCGAGCTGGCCAACGTGCTGCAGGAGGTCGTCGATAGCGCCCGCGCGCTGACCGCCGCGCGCCTGGGGGTCATCACGACCGTCGACAAGCAGGGGCAGCTTCGGGACTTCCTGACCTCCGGCTTCGCTCTCGACAAGCAACGGACGATGACGGCGTGGCCCGACGGGCTGAGGCTCTTCGAGCATCTTCGGGACCATCTGGAGCCATTTCGGCTCTCGGACTTCCCCGGTCACCTCCGGTCGCGTGGCTTCCGCCCGACGCCGTGGATTCCGAGGACGATTCAGGGAGCGCCGTTGCACCACCGGGGCGAGCATCTCGGTCACTTCTTCCTCGGGGAGAAGGGCAACGGCGAGGCGTTCACGGCTGAAGACGAGGAGATTCTCACCCTCTTCGCCTCGCAGGCGGCCACGGCGATCGCGAATGCCCGCACCCACCGCGATGTCGAGCGGGCCCGCGCCGACCTGGAGGCCCTGATCGAAACCACGCCGGTGGGCGTGGCCGTGTTCGACGCCGGAACCGGTCGTCCCGTGTCGTTCAATCGCGAGGCGCAACGCATCGTCGAGGAGATTCGCACCCCCGGATGTCCGCCGGAGCAGCTTCTGGAAGTGCTGACGTGCCGGCACGCCGACGGGCGGGAGTACTCGCTCGCAGAGATCCCGCTGGCCCGGCAGCTCGAGGGCGCCACGGCGACGCGCGCAGAAGAGATCGAGCTCTCGGTGCCCGACGGCCGGAGCGTCCGCACGCTCGTCAACGCGACGCCGATCCATTCCGAGTCCGGAGAGGTAGTCTCGGTCGTCGTCACGTTGCAGGATCTGGCACCGCTCGACGAGCTGGAGCGGCAGCGGGCGGATTTCCTCAGCATGGTGAGCCACGAACTCCGCGCCCCGCTCACTTCCATCAAGGGTTCGGCCGCAACCGTTCTCGAAGCCTCTCCCGTTCCGTCCCGGGCCGAAATGCTGCAGTTCTTTCGCCTCATCAACGGCCAGGCGAACCACATGAGGGGCCTCATCGCGAACCTGTTGGACGCGGGGAGCATCGAGGCGGGCACGCTCACCGTCGCACCCGAGCCTTCCAACGTAGCCTCGCTGGTGGACCAGGCCCGGACCACGTTCCTTAGCGGCGGAGGCCGGCACCCCGTCCTCATCGACCTCCCGCCGGACCTTCCGCGAGCGATGGCCGACCCCGAGCGCATCGTGCAGGTGTTAGTAAATCTCTTCGCCAACGCGGGACGGCACGCGCCCGAGTCGACTCCGATCCAGGTGGCGGCCGAGCGCGACGGCACGCATCTCGCAATCTCGGTCTCGGACCAGGGACGGGGGATTGCACCCGAGCGGCTCCCGCACCTCTTCCAGAAGCGCGTCGGCCTTGCTGGAGGCACCGGGCTGGGCCTGGCGATCTGCAAGGGGCTCGTGGAAGCGCACGGCGGCCGCATACAGGCCGAGAGCGATGGGCCGGGCCGGGGCGCGCGCTTCACGTTCACGCTTCCGGTGGCCGGGGAGGCGACGGCCGACGCCCCGGGCAGCTACGGGCGGCTGATCTCCGAGGGGCGCGAGCGCAGCCGCGTTCTCGTGGTCGACGACGACCCGCTGATGCTGCGCTTCGTTCGCGACGCCCTCGCGACGGCGGGCTACGCTGCGGTGATGACGGGCGACCCGCAGGAGTTGTCGCACCTGATCCGGATCGAGCAGCCCGAGCTTGTCGTTCTCGACCTGATGCTGCCCGGCACGGACGGCATCGAGTTGATGGAGCGGACCCCGGAGCTCGCCGACCTGCCGGTCATCTTCATATCCGGCTACCGCAGGGACGAGACCATCGCGAAGGCGCTCGAACGTGGGGCGGCCGACTACATCGTCAAGCCTTTTTCGCCGACGGAACTCGTGGCCAGGGTCCGGGCGGCGCTGCGCCGACAGGCCCAGCCCAGGCCCTTCGTGCTGGACGAACTCGACATCGACTGCGACCAGCGCCGAGTCACAATGGCAGGCCGCGAGATCAAGTTGACCGCGACGGAGTACGAGCTGCTGCGCGTGCTCTCGCGCAATGCGGGGCGGGTGGTCACCTACAACCGGCTGCTGCGCCAGGTCTGGGGCCGGCGCGGCGGGGGCAACGCGGGCCCGGTGCGCACCTTCGCCAAGAAGCTCCGCCAGAAACTCGGCGACGACGCGGCCAACCCGGCCTACATCCTGACCGAGCGCGGGGTTGGCTACCGTATGCCCATGCCGGACACCGAGGAGGGTCCCTGA